Genomic DNA from Pseudorasbora parva isolate DD20220531a chromosome 17, ASM2467924v1, whole genome shotgun sequence:
agcaggtgagaggggataaaggtaaagcaggtgagaggggatgaaggtaaagcaggcgagaggggatgaaggtaaagcaggtgagcggggatgaaggtaaagcaggcgagcggggatgaaggtaaagcaggtgagcggggatgaaggtaaagcaggtgagcggggatgaaggtaaagcaggtgagcggggatgaaggtaaagcaggtgagcgtggataaaggtaaagcaggtaagcggggatgaaggtaaagcagacgaaaggggatgaaggtaaagcaggtgagcggggatgaaggtaaagcaggtgagatgggatgaaggtaaagcaggtgaccggggatgaaggtaaagcaggcgaaaggggatgaaggtaaagcaggcgaGAGGGGATAAAGGTAAAGCAGGCGAaaggggatgaaggtaaagcaggcgaAAGGGGATAAAGGTAAAGCAGGCGAAAGGGGATAAAGGTAAAGCAGGCGAaaggggatgaaggtaaagcaggcgagcggggatgaaggtaaagcaggtgagcggggatgaaggtaaagcaagtgagcggggatgaaggaaaagcaggtgagcggggatgaaggtaaagcaggtgagcagggatgaaggtaaagcaggtgagcggggatgaaggtaaagcaggtgaccggggatgaaggtaaagcaggtgagcggggatgaaggtaaagcaggtgagcggggatgaaggtaaagcaggtgaccggggatgaaggtaaagcaggtgagtggggatgaaggtaaagcaggtgagcgtggataaaggtaaagcaggtgagcggggatgaaggtaaagcaggtgagcgtggataaaggtaaagcaggtgagcggggatgaaggtaaagcaggcgaGCGTGGATAAAGGTAAAGAAGGTGAGCGTGGATAAAGGTAAAGCAGACGAAaagggatgaaggtaaagcaggtgagcgtggataaaggtaaagcaggtgagcggggatgaaggtaaagcaggtgagcgtGGATAAAGGTAAAGAAGGTGAGCGTGGATAAAGGTAAAGCAGGCGAAAGGGGATAAAGGTAAAGCAGGCGAaaggggatgaaggtaaagcaggtgagaggagatgaaggtaaagcaggtgagcggggatgaaggtaaagcaggtgagaggggatgaaggtaaagcaggtgagaggagatgaaggtaaagcaggtgagaggggatgaaggtaaagcaggtgagcgggGATAAAGGTGTGCACCTGAGGATGTGGTTAACGCAGGTGATCGACTCTCGAGACGCTTCTAGAGTTGCACAAACGTACAGCCGGATCCAGGACAGATCCTTCCGCTGCAGCCGGACCAGCATCTGGGAACTAGAGCCGCCCTCAGCGCCAACTGCAGAACAATACCGGTCAgaacctctgtgtgtgtgtgtgtgtgtgtgtgtgtgtgtgtgtgtgtgtgtgtgtgtgtgtgtgtgtgtgtgtgtgtgtgtgtgtgtgtgtgtgagagactcaCGGAGTGTGTTGTGGCAGTGGGCGGCAAGCGTGAGGTCATCAGGGTGCAGGAGGCCATACCACGATCGACCAATCAGCTCCTCCGCTGAGAAACCCAGGTGGAACAAGACACTGTGGAAACATAAATCATCATCAGATCCAGAATCAGCCGTGCTGTTTATGAGAGGAAGAGCATCTGTACCTGTAGGGGGCGTGAGTGAGGCTCATGTCGGGCCGGTGGAGTGTGTGGAAGGATCCGGAGCCGTGGAGGCGGTCCTGAAGCCGGTCAGCTGTGGGTGTGCAGAGcgccacaaacacacactcgctcCGGAAGCGTCCCGTTATCAGCATGGAGCATCCGGAGCCGCTCTGGAGACGCACCGATTTAGAGGCCAGCATTCGGCACACCAGACTCCTctctgagacacacacacacatcaggtcTGAGACACACCTGAttatataagtgtgtgtgtgtgtgtgtgtgtgtgtgtgtgtgtgtgtgtgtgtgtgtgtgtgtgtgtgtgtgtgtgtgtgtgtgtgttagtgtgagcATTTGGCACACCAGACTCCTCTCTGAGACACACACATCAGGTCTGAGACACACCTGactagagtcctgcaacgggtcgggtactcgcataaaagtggctaaaacgggtggattgggacatttataaaatgcgcggggatgcgggcggataattaactctgtgcgcgtgggatgaaaaatatgtgcaatatttctgtggcgagGTGGACGAGCGAGACCGGGGTGTGATGGCGAATGAGCCACACCGgcctcgagtcctctcatgagggagcgcggaggcatataaggacgagcgacaccaatAAAGGATGACAGAGGGCCAGGCCTGGATTTGGTGTTGAGTTGTGtgtacgttttattatgtgccGCCCCAGTGGCAATGTATtgcaatttctatgtccaaatgaCCATCACACACAATGGTAAGCGAGCTCTTagcacattatactccatcacatctactgcggtctctaaactgtggaatagtcttcctagcattgttcgggaagcagacacactctgtcagtttaaatctagactaaaaacacatctctttactatggcatacacacagacacacacacacacacacacacacacacacacacacacctgtggaGAGGTCCGGATCCCTCAGCATGAGCTTCAGTGCATCCGCATCCTGGCTGTCCATCATATCCCAGAAGGATTCTCCCTGAAGGACCTCCACCTGCAGACAACACACACATTAACAACACAcattaacaacacacacacattaacaacacacacacattaacaacacacacactaacctcTGAAGCTGgagctccacacacacacccctcagATGATCTGgagctccacacacacacacacacacccctcagATGATCTGgagctccacacacacacacacacacacccctcagATGATCTGgagctccacacacacacacacacacacacacacacacacacacccctcagATGATCTGgagctccacacacacacacacacacacacacacacacacgcccctTAGATGATCTGgagctccacacacacacacacacacacccctcagATGATCTGgagctccacacacacacacacacacccctcagATGATCTGgagctccacacacacacacacacacccctcagATGATCTGgagctccacacacacacacacacacacacacacacacacacacacacacacacacacacacacacccctcagATGATCTGgagctccacacacacacacacacacacacacccctcagATGATCTGgagctccacacacacacacacacacacactcctcaggtGATCTggatctccacacacacacacacacacacacacacacacacacacacacacacacacacacacacccctcagATGATCTGgagctccacacacacacacacacacgcccctCAGATGATCTGGAgctccatacacacacacacaaacacactcctcAGGTGATCTggatctccacacacacacacacacacacactcctcaggtGATCTggatctccacacacacacacacacacacacacacacacacacacacacacccctcagATGATCTGgagctccacacacacacacacacacacacgcccctTAGATGATCTGGAgctccatacacacacacacaaacacactcctcAGGTGATCTggatctccacacacacacacacacacacacacacacacacacacactcctcagatGATCTGgagctccacacacacacacacacacacacacacacacactcctcaggtGATCACgatctccacacacacacacacacacacacactcctcaggtGATCACgatctccacacacacacacacacactcctcagatGATCTGGagctcctcacacacacacacacacacacactcctcaggtGATCTggatctccacacacacacacacacacacacgcccctTAGATGATCTGGAgctccatacacacacacacaaacacactcctcAGGTGATCTggatctccacacacacacacacacacacacacacacacacacacactcctcagatGATCTGgagctccacacacacacacacacacacacacacacactcctcaggtGATCACgatctccacacacacacacacacacacacactcctcaggtGATCACgatctccacacacacacacacacactcctcagatGATCTGGagctcctcacacacacacacacacacacactcctcaggtGATCTggatctccacacacacacacacacacacacacacacaccatggaCAGGCCGAGGTATTCCGTCACGTTCTCGGAGACGTAGATCAGCTTCCCTTCTGCAGTCAGAGCCACGAGGAATCCCGGAAGGGCCTGAAGAAAGCTGTGGGTTAGAGGAGACGCTCCAGCGCTGTCTGCTTCCtctgcttcacacacacacagacacacaagcGTTAGTTGCAGAcctaaggtgtgtgtgtgtgtgtgtgtgtgtgtgtgtgtgtgtgtgtgtgtgtgtgtgtgtgtgtgtgtgtgtgtaccccgCAGCAGCTCAGTCTTCCTGATGAAGCTGCAGGTGAGCCCCATAGACTGCAGgtaggagagtgtgtgtgtgtgtgtgtgtgtgtgtgtgtgtgtgtgtgtgtgtgtgtgtgtgtgtgtgtgtgtgtgtgtgtgtgtgtgtgtgtgtgtgtgtgtaccccgCAGCAGCTCAGTCTTCCTGATGAAGCTGCAGGTGAGCCCCATAGACTGCAGgtaggagagtgtgtgtgtgtgtgtgtgtgtgtgtgtgtgtgtgtgtgtgtgtgtgtgtgtgtgtgtgtgtgtgtgtaccccgCAGCAGCTCAGTCTTCCTGATGAAGCTGCAGGTGAGCCCCATAGACTGCAGGTAGGAGAGCTTCTCTCGCTGCTCTGGGCCGATCGGCAGCAGATCTCGCAGCGCTCGGATCTCAGCGTTGATCTGATCTCGCCGAGCCTTCGACGCTCCTTTGGTGGACCTGAAGATCAAACACAGAGACATTCAGatatgagcacacacacacacacacactgcccctaaacctacccatcacacacacacacacacacacacacacacacacacacacacacacacacacacacactgcccctaaacctacccatcgcacacacacacacacacacactgcccctaaacctacccatcacacacacacacacacactgcccctaaacctacccatcacacacacacacacacacacacactgcccctaaacctacccatcacacacacacacacacacacacacacacacactgcccctaaacctacccatcacacacacacacacacacacacacactgcccctaaacctacccatcacacacacacacacacacacacacacacacacacacagacacacacacacacatacacacacacacacacacaggaaacattctgcatttttactttctcataaaaactcctcctgtgtgatttataagatgttgttctcatggggacctaaaaatgtccccacaaggacaaggatttcggattttgccatctttgtgtaactcaaaatgaagagagtttttgcttaaaataagatcaataatctgccaatggggtgagaaaaataatcttaattcaaacagaaaacaagattatttttctcaccccattggcagattatttatcttattttaagcaaaaactctcttcattttgagttatttcttcccaaaacaagacaattacttttgcttgtctagtaaatgtttcttaaagtaagaatttgtagatattttgacagaaatactgagtaagaagagcgttttttgcagtgtgtaaaTTAATGTTAATTACCCAAATACGTCAAAGCATTTCAGCTTCAGTTTCCTACTTTTATTAATCATTAGCTGATggtttttaaaggtgtcattatgTTCTGACTTTACCTGCTGAGGctcatgactattaactaattgataaagtaatatttaaatgtggTTATGAGTTTGAATTAATtgtgaattagttaatagtcacgTGCCTCCGCAGGTAAAGTCAGGACATAACCTTTATTAGCACTGGAGGATGAactgcatggctttgacccgctgtggtaattaacattcatttacattattagttcatataatatgtttttaaggaattaatacatgacacatttaactaataacacgTTAATGATAACTTAATCTAATAATGATGTCTAATGTTCATcagttgctgatgcagtgatCGTTAATAAAGGTGTTAGTTCTTCATCAGTcttacattaactcatgattatctgggCATTAGTGAagcattagttcatatattagtgcattagttcatatattagtgcattagttgatatattagtgcattagttcatatattagtgcattagttcatatattagtgcattagttgatatattagtgcattagttcatatattagtgcattagttcatatattagtgcattagttcatatattagtgcattagttcatatattagtgcattagtgcattagttcatatattagtgcattagttcatatattagtgcattagttcatatattagtgcattagttcatatattagtgcattagtgcattagttgatatattagtgcattagtgcattagttcatatattagtgcattagttcatatattagtgcattagttcatatattagtgcattagtgcattagttcatatattagtgcattagtgcattagttcatatattagtgcattagttcatatattagtgcattagtgcattagttcatatattagtgcattagttcatatattagtgcattagttcatatattagtgcattagtgcattagttcatatattagtgcattagtgcattagttcatatattagtgcattagttcatatattagttcatatattagtgcattagttcatatattagtgcattagttcatatattagtgcattagttcatatattagtgcattagttcatatattagtgcattagttcatatattagtgcattagttcatatattagttcatatattagtgcattagttcatatattagtgcattagttgatatattagtgcattagttgatatattagtgcattagttgatatattagtgcattagttcatatattagtgcattagttcatatattagtgcattagttcatatattagtgcattagttcatatattagtgcattagttcatatattagtgcattagttcatatattagtgcattagttcatatattagtgcattagttgatatattagtgcattagttcatatattagtgcattagttgatatattagtgcattagttgatatattagtgcattagttcatatattagtgcattagtgcatatattagtgcattagttgatatattagtgcattagttcatatattagtgcattagttcatatattagtgcattagttcatatattagtgcattagttcatatattagtgcattagttgatatattagtgcattagttcatatattagtgcattagttgatatattagtgcattagttcatatattagtgcattagttcatatattagtgcattagttcatatattagtgcattagttgatatattagtgcattagttgatatattagtgcattagttcatatattagtgcattagttgatatattagtgcattagttcatatattagtgcattagttcatatattagtgcattagttgatatattagtgcattagttcatatattagtgcattagttgatatattagtgcattagttcatatattagtgcattagtgcatatattagtgcattagttgatatattagtgcattagttgatatattagtgcattagtgcatatattagtgcattagttgatatattagtgcattagttcatatattagtgcattagtgcatatattagtgcattagttcatatattagtgcattagttcatatattagtgcattagttcatatattagtgcattagttcatatattagtgcattagttcatatattagtgcattagttcatatattagtgcattagttcatatattagtgcattagttcatatattagtgcattagttcatatattagcGCACCGGATTATAAAGTGTCACCGATCTCTAACGTTCACACAACCAGGAAAAATAAATTACTTCAGAACTTTCTCGGAGCCCTTTAACAGCTCAGCTTCAGATGTGAACGCGCGCGTTAGTGTGCTGTGGACGCGCGGCGTGACTGACCTGAAGCGTTTCGACGCGACGCTCCTCCTGACGCTCATCCTCGCGCAGATCTGGAGCAAAGCAACGCGCGTCAAACTGAAGAAGAGTCCGCGTTCCTGCGCTGATGCTGAGCCCTCCGCGGCCGCTCAGAGCTAGAGTAGGGTCAGTAGAGCTCGCCTCTGAccgctgagtgtgtgtgtgtatgtgtgagagagagagggagtgtgtgtgtgtgagagagagagtgtgtgtgtgtttatatagtCAGACCTGAGCCAGGGACACACTCAGCCGTGACGACACGAGGAGTGACCTGATATTTATAGCGCGGGAGTGTAAAAATAACCAGTGACATCatcacaacaaaaacaaacacacacacacacacacacacacacacacacacacagactgtcCATCAAACCCTTTCTGactgtctcacacacaaacacacacacacacacagactgtcCATCAAACCCTTTCTGgctgtctctcacacacacacacacacacacacacacacacacacacacacacacacacacacacacacacacacacacacacacacacacacacacacacacacacacacacacacgcgcgcgcgcgcccacacacacacacacacacacacacacacacacacacacacacacacacacagactgtcCATCAAACCCTTTCTgactgtctcacacacacacacacacacacacacacacacacacacacacacacacacacacacacacactgtccatTGAACCCTTTCTgactgtctcacacacacacacacacacataaacacacacacacacacacacacacacacacacacacacacagagactgtCCATCCCACCCTTTCTGACTgtcatgcacaaacacacacataaacacacacacacacacacacacacacacacacacacacacagagactgtCCATCCCACCCTTTCTGACTgtcatgcacaaacacacacacacacacacacacacacacataaacacacacacacagagactgtCCATCCCACCCTTTCTgactgtctcacacacacacacacacacacacacacacacacacacacacacacacacaaagactgTCCACTGAACCctttctgacacacacacacacacacacacacacacacacacatgttggtctatgtggtttacagggactctccataggcgtaatggttttttatactgtacaaaccgtattttctatccccttacactgcccctgcccctaaacctacccaacacacacacacacacatacacacacacacacacacacacacacacacacacacactgcccctaaacctacccatcacaggatacattctgcatttttactttctcaaaaaaacatca
This window encodes:
- the LOC137044893 gene encoding neuronal PAS domain-containing protein 4-like isoform X1 — translated: MSVRRSVASKRFRSTKGASKARRDQINAEIRALRDLLPIGPEQREKLSYLQSMGLTCSFIRKTELLRAEEADSAGASPLTHSFLQALPGFLVALTAEGKLIYVSENVTEYLGLSMVEVLQGESFWDMMDSQDADALKLMLRDPDLSTERSLVCRMLASKSVRLQSGSGCSMLITGRFRSECVFVALCTPTADRLQDRLHGSGSFHTLHRPDMSLTHAPYSVLFHLGFSAEELIGRSWYGLLHPDDLTLAAHCHNTLLGAEGGSSSQMLVRLQRKDLSWIRLYVCATLEASRESITCVNHILSETEAEYLREKLYGGAPVPQASVRRKTRSVSDSGFSSSPPYSPASSLSSDLQSEGYGALEQLVCGSHFCPSDIFAGSHHTYPDALPHPYPDALPHSYPDALHHPYPDALPPVCPPNARLVPISRPECVSVLHPEDFMFSQDSMSDLLTPEPSVDGRFLFEPPEIGTLAHQIRSLACSFDAYSSAGLCWPLLDEAVIDSILQDLDTATVKHTAWSPAPLRPPSGPTPAPPRPLSGPPLDLLRPPSIPPVEPTHPLHHGLYATFH
- the LOC137044893 gene encoding neuronal PAS domain-containing protein 4-like isoform X2, with the protein product MSVRRSVASKRFRSTKGASKARRDQINAEIRALRDLLPIGPEQREKLSYLQSMGLTCSFIRKTELLREEADSAGASPLTHSFLQALPGFLVALTAEGKLIYVSENVTEYLGLSMVEVLQGESFWDMMDSQDADALKLMLRDPDLSTERSLVCRMLASKSVRLQSGSGCSMLITGRFRSECVFVALCTPTADRLQDRLHGSGSFHTLHRPDMSLTHAPYSVLFHLGFSAEELIGRSWYGLLHPDDLTLAAHCHNTLLGAEGGSSSQMLVRLQRKDLSWIRLYVCATLEASRESITCVNHILSETEAEYLREKLYGGAPVPQASVRRKTRSVSDSGFSSSPPYSPASSLSSDLQSEGYGALEQLVCGSHFCPSDIFAGSHHTYPDALPHPYPDALPHSYPDALHHPYPDALPPVCPPNARLVPISRPECVSVLHPEDFMFSQDSMSDLLTPEPSVDGRFLFEPPEIGTLAHQIRSLACSFDAYSSAGLCWPLLDEAVIDSILQDLDTATVKHTAWSPAPLRPPSGPTPAPPRPLSGPPLDLLRPPSIPPVEPTHPLHHGLYATFH